One genomic segment of Mycoplasmopsis agalactiae PG2 includes these proteins:
- a CDS encoding MAG6090-like repeat-containing lipoprotein yields the protein MKKKWLLKGGLIALFSPLLSSACFVQNSDKPTDPANRVPVDGGTPSGGGNNGQPGNSTQPGNGDQSGGGTRPGDNSQARFVNSWDEIFNDSPTGYDIFWHPSKDELEKEEKRLDDEVKKILDENKKINEKIFNEFIKSHIDSIFRDSATGMDITLHPSKDELEKEEKRLDDEVKKILDENKKINEKVFKEFVANAWHAIFRDDVTGSEISKVSLYDYETMSDKALNKLKAHFMNVKEYFDNIVSSSDKASESLGKQYEAYISNLKNELETNKKSIEKKIAENKSKLNYLEKEKLVKAKVELAETKESKKDILDLLEGAKEEKSNYESEAKIANEEVAKIKVFGDKIDALEKQIKESEAKIEKISSDVKKKDVFSQLLKSFYQSSYELKKQIKYLEDRIKDKNSNNFSEEFYFNNEVKFNYELISEWNKAIERDNEELTELQNEINTFLKVNAKAIEEINKLIDEANKEGHNKDNLASELEKLNEQVKALTKNSKDWRTYLDSKSKEAEKYNDNVATYDKDIEKLNVHMATGEKEEAAGTQVVKEAEEDLAQLKEEERKLESELAKLLEKEKIISVLEKNKDKNNDSFDKYVFKYEIQSDKVADEIEKIEKALEKRKQERIKKILTGVSEITKELFSDEFSNLVKEAVERYKKHGDKHASESAKMTAELF from the coding sequence GTGAAAAAGAAATGATTACTAAAAGGCGGTTTAATTGCCTTGTTTTCACCATTATTATCTTCAGCCTGTTTTGTGCAAAACAGTGATAAACCAACTGATCCTGCTAACAGGGTGCCTGTAGATGGAGGTACTCCATCTGGCGGGGGAAATAACGGTCAACCTGGCAACAGTACACAGCCTGGTAATGGCGACCAATCTGGCGGTGGAACTAGACCAGGAGATAACAGTCAAGCTAGATTTGTTAATTCATGAGATGAAATTTTTAATGATAGCCCAACTGGTTATGATATTTTCTGACATCCAAGTAAAGATGAGTTAGAAAAAGAAGAAAAACGCTTAGATGATGAAGTTAAGAAAATATTAGATGAAAATAAGAAAATCAATGAAAAAATATTCAATGAATTTATTAAGAGTCACATAGATTCAATTTTCAGAGACAGCGCAACTGGTATGGATATTACTTTACATCCAAGTAAAGATGAGTTAGAAAAAGAAGAAAAACGCTTAGATGATGAAGTTAAGAAAATATTAGATGAAAACAAGAAAATCAATGAAAAAGTATTCAAAGAATTTGTTGCTAATGCATGACATGCTATTTTCAGAGACGATGTAACTGGTAGTGAAATAAGTAAAGTAAGTCTTTATGACTATGAAACTATGAGTGACAAAGCTTTAAATAAATTAAAAGCTCATTTTATGAATGTAAAAGAATACTTTGACAACATAGTTTCATCATCAGATAAAGCTAGTGAATCATTAGGAAAACAATATGAAGCTTATATCAGCAATCTTAAAAATGAGTTAGAAACTAACAAAAAGTCAATTGAAAAGAAAATTGCTGAGAATAAATCTAAACTTAATTACTTAGAAAAAGAAAAATTAGTAAAAGCTAAAGTTGAATTAGCTGAAACTAAAGAATCTAAGAAAGATATCTTAGACTTGCTTGAAGGTGCTAAAGAAGAAAAAAGCAACTATGAAAGTGAAGCTAAAATTGCAAATGAAGAAGTTGCAAAAATTAAAGTATTTGGCGACAAGATTGATGCTTTAGAAAAGCAAATCAAGGAATCAGAAGCAAAAATTGAGAAAATTTCTTCTGATGTTAAGAAAAAAGATGTATTTAGTCAATTGCTCAAGAGTTTTTATCAATCTTCATATGAACTTAAGAAACAAATTAAATATCTTGAAGACAGAATTAAAGACAAGAACAGCAATAATTTCTCAGAAGAGTTTTACTTTAATAATGAAGTGAAATTTAACTATGAATTAATTTCTGAATGAAACAAAGCAATTGAGCGGGACAACGAAGAGCTCACTGAGTTACAAAATGAAATTAATACGTTCTTAAAAGTTAACGCAAAAGCAATTGAGGAAATCAACAAATTAATTGATGAAGCTAATAAAGAAGGCCATAATAAAGACAATTTAGCTAGCGAATTAGAAAAATTAAATGAGCAAGTAAAAGCTTTGACTAAGAATTCTAAAGACTGAAGAACATATTTGGATTCTAAATCTAAAGAAGCTGAAAAGTATAATGATAATGTAGCCACATATGATAAAGATATAGAAAAATTAAATGTTCATATGGCAACAGGCGAAAAAGAAGAAGCTGCAGGGACACAAGTTGTAAAAGAAGCTGAAGAAGATTTAGCACAATTAAAAGAAGAAGAGAGAAAACTTGAATCTGAACTTGCTAAATTACTTGAAAAAGAAAAAATAATATCTGTTTTAGAAAAAAACAAAGATAAAAATAATGACAGCTTTGATAAATATGTCTTTAAATATGAAATCCAAAGTGATAAAGTTGCTGATGAAATAGAAAAAATTGAGAAGGCACTCGAAAAACGCAAGCAAGAAAGAATCAAAAAGATTCTTACAGGCGTATCAGAAATCACTAAAGAATTATTCAGCGATGAGTTCTCTAACTTAGTTAAAGAAGCTGTTGAAAGATATAAAAAACATGGTGATAAGCATGCATCTGAATCGGCAAAAATGACTGCTGAGTTATTCTAA
- a CDS encoding YneF family protein → MVSTGAWVGIVIGVALFLGIVGGFIGFFVARKIFEKQIRENPPITRNMIKAMFAQMGRKASESQINAVMRSMTNAKNAEKK, encoded by the coding sequence ATGGTTTCAACAGGCGCGTGAGTTGGTATAGTTATTGGAGTAGCGCTTTTCCTTGGCATAGTTGGCGGTTTTATTGGCTTTTTTGTAGCAAGAAAGATTTTTGAAAAGCAAATTCGTGAAAATCCCCCAATTACCAGAAATATGATAAAAGCAATGTTTGCACAGATGGGAAGAAAAGCATCTGAGTCACAAATAAATGCTGTCATGCGTTCAATGACTAATGCCAAAAATGCAGAAAAGAAATAA
- a CDS encoding M42 family metallopeptidase: MNKGEFKNRLVKYLEAEGVSRYESNIAKMMEAEINQNNCFTVSYDNFGSIIFHKKSKYPNAPKFMVAAHMDEVGFLVKGIHENGQIKLSSVGGLWPSVVIGTKAVLINSNGKRFNGVFGHTSIHIMEAEKRSKALTMDDLYADFGFFSEQEAKDNGIEVGNVVLMTGETVYLDNPDLLAGKAMDNRAGVCVLEYIAKELENVDLGVDLYLVGTVQEEVGTRGAKTSVSLINPEFAIALDTTSTHDTVGTIKGTTVIGKGAAIRVKDGGMMANPQLVEFMCKIGRENNIKHYKFISMGGGTDAAELQYAKGGAITLTISLPQRYLHSPIGLISINDLIDSANLIAQTIKAINADVYATIFKYK; encoded by the coding sequence ATGAACAAAGGCGAATTTAAAAATAGATTAGTAAAGTATTTAGAGGCTGAAGGAGTTTCTAGATATGAATCTAATATTGCTAAAATGATGGAAGCAGAAATAAACCAAAACAACTGTTTTACAGTATCTTATGATAATTTTGGCTCTATTATTTTTCACAAAAAATCAAAGTATCCAAATGCACCAAAATTTATGGTTGCTGCTCACATGGATGAAGTTGGCTTTTTAGTTAAAGGCATACATGAAAACGGACAGATCAAGCTTAGCTCTGTTGGTGGCTTATGACCTAGTGTTGTAATTGGCACTAAGGCAGTTTTAATTAATTCTAACGGCAAAAGATTTAACGGTGTTTTTGGCCACACATCAATTCATATTATGGAAGCGGAAAAAAGATCCAAAGCATTAACTATGGATGATTTATATGCTGATTTTGGATTCTTTTCAGAACAAGAAGCCAAGGACAATGGAATTGAAGTAGGCAATGTTGTTTTAATGACTGGCGAAACAGTTTATTTAGATAATCCTGATTTATTAGCTGGTAAAGCAATGGATAATAGAGCTGGCGTATGTGTTTTAGAATACATTGCTAAAGAATTAGAAAATGTGGATTTAGGTGTTGATTTATATCTAGTTGGCACTGTACAAGAAGAAGTAGGAACTAGAGGGGCTAAAACTAGTGTTTCGTTAATTAATCCTGAATTTGCTATAGCGCTTGATACAACTAGCACTCATGATACAGTTGGTACAATTAAGGGCACAACTGTAATTGGCAAAGGTGCTGCTATAAGAGTAAAAGATGGCGGAATGATGGCTAATCCACAATTGGTTGAATTTATGTGTAAAATAGGCAGAGAAAACAATATTAAGCACTATAAATTTATCTCAATGGGTGGTGGCACTGATGCTGCTGAATTGCAATATGCTAAGGGCGGCGCAATTACTTTAACTATTTCGCTTCCTCAAAGATATTTACACTCACCAATAGGCCTAATATCAATTAATGATTTAATTGATTCAGCTAACTTAATAGCACAGACCATAAAAGCTATTAATGCTGATGTTTATGCTACAATATTTAAATATAAATAA
- a CDS encoding MAG6090-like repeat-containing lipoprotein, with protein MRKKLLLSSGILALSSPLLSSACYVANVWDKPADNHGYWKNPPNHSGSNATKLVIIKEDDFDAKHINMAVNKILEDNLKLNLAKLNELKAANVIAKIFDDTYTDAIKEIERKARAVEAREAVKVDAEIWLTEHLISASDITGELFALLTKEINKASIEKAKKADLDKQQEWVDALLKEIKDLNEQVASEMNAYSIAKKEEYASRVTGELFSNDHLKEIEKAKRDKEISSKIYNDSASGLDINIHWTKEDLERWTNKVLRDNWDLNKGTLDKIVSADITGKIFDDTYTDAIKEALERKARAEEAIEAVKAEAEIKLIDHKVSASDITGELFSDEHQKWVEKVKNNIKTRIYKDSKSGLDIDLHPTDAQIESENKRLDDEAKKIIANNRRVNKEFVKSWLNDYKNRIFRDSPSGLDINWYSSDKMPNSSAISEISIDDINKEFLKNFALERLLSSPEGISEEDAKEALSNVFDSENKDEVISSFVNSFFKNDEKFKNIKSYSKLLSELISKTDDRRVRSHIKLWLIKNAYDDRTKLFDEMAKALIAKFNKNHYRIPDDKMPKISWFLKSITRYIVSSTNQNDQETGQLPQIFNDITDGIINMLKSLNESDNILAKTAEGAESGESKFITENGFISFAKVFENVNIFKKIFENTNHRAYADFVNIMFKYADGFDDKGLYHEIFNSGKRTKLAKSLWLEKGSVGLVHHGIFKIMSEFIKPLIKNYVNELYESTEIYTDPQDVKTKVEGYQAVWRMYTAFAAILYSNRLPIVYWQLDDGTSESYLRKMVEEEFESAVRKKELSKYDGHYRAIGLVNNYSVNPRFWAGVSDYELNSTDERQNNWKYARDYVLNYIYYHDKYDESYNPGKTKRMVLIEDLKKGYMPVIPKWTS; from the coding sequence ATGCGAAAGAAATTATTACTAAGTAGTGGAATATTGGCTTTATCTTCACCATTATTATCATCTGCATGTTATGTTGCAAATGTTTGAGACAAACCCGCAGATAATCATGGTTATTGAAAAAATCCACCCAATCACAGTGGTTCAAATGCTACCAAACTTGTCATAATCAAAGAAGATGATTTTGATGCTAAACATATAAATATGGCAGTTAATAAAATTTTAGAAGACAACTTAAAACTTAATTTAGCGAAGTTGAATGAATTAAAAGCTGCAAATGTAATAGCTAAGATTTTTGATGATACATATACTGATGCAATCAAAGAAATCGAAAGAAAAGCAAGAGCTGTTGAAGCCAGAGAAGCAGTCAAGGTTGATGCTGAAATCTGATTAACTGAACATTTGATTTCAGCTTCTGATATTACAGGTGAATTATTTGCTTTATTGACTAAAGAAATTAACAAAGCAAGTATTGAAAAAGCAAAAAAAGCTGACTTGGATAAACAGCAAGAGTGAGTTGATGCCTTGCTTAAGGAAATTAAAGACTTAAATGAACAAGTAGCATCAGAAATGAATGCTTATTCTATTGCTAAAAAAGAAGAGTATGCGTCGAGAGTAACTGGTGAATTATTTAGCAATGATCATCTTAAGGAAATTGAAAAAGCTAAAAGAGATAAAGAAATTAGTTCAAAAATCTATAATGATTCAGCTTCAGGTTTAGATATTAATATTCACTGAACTAAAGAAGATTTAGAGAGATGAACTAACAAAGTTCTAAGAGACAACTGAGACTTAAATAAAGGCACATTGGACAAAATTGTGTCTGCTGATATTACTGGCAAAATTTTTGATGACACTTATACAGATGCAATCAAAGAAGCGTTAGAAAGAAAAGCAAGAGCTGAAGAAGCCATAGAAGCTGTTAAAGCTGAAGCTGAAATTAAATTAATTGATCATAAAGTTTCAGCTTCGGATATTACAGGTGAGTTATTTAGCGACGAACATCAAAAATGGGTTGAAAAAGTCAAAAATAATATTAAGACAAGAATTTACAAAGACTCAAAATCAGGTCTTGATATAGACTTACATCCTACAGATGCTCAAATTGAATCAGAAAATAAACGTTTAGATGATGAAGCTAAAAAGATTATTGCTAATAATAGAAGAGTTAACAAAGAATTTGTCAAGAGCTGACTAAATGACTATAAAAACCGAATTTTTAGAGATAGTCCAAGTGGCCTTGACATAAACTGATATTCAAGTGATAAAATGCCTAATAGCAGTGCTATTAGCGAAATCTCTATAGATGATATCAATAAAGAATTTCTTAAGAATTTTGCCCTAGAGAGACTTTTATCTTCACCAGAAGGCATAAGTGAAGAAGATGCAAAAGAAGCATTATCAAATGTTTTTGATTCTGAAAATAAAGATGAAGTTATAAGCTCATTTGTTAATAGCTTCTTTAAAAATGATGAAAAGTTCAAAAATATTAAATCATACTCGAAACTGCTTTCTGAATTAATATCAAAAACAGATGATAGAAGAGTTAGATCTCATATTAAGCTATGATTAATTAAAAATGCATATGATGACAGAACCAAACTATTTGATGAGATGGCTAAAGCTCTCATTGCTAAATTTAATAAAAATCACTATAGGATTCCAGATGATAAGATGCCAAAAATTAGCTGGTTCCTTAAGTCAATAACTAGATATATTGTTTCAAGCACAAACCAAAATGACCAAGAAACCGGACAGTTACCTCAAATTTTTAATGACATTACTGATGGCATTATAAATATGTTGAAATCATTAAATGAGAGTGATAATATTCTTGCAAAAACTGCTGAGGGAGCTGAAAGTGGTGAGTCTAAATTCATAACTGAAAATGGATTTATATCATTTGCTAAGGTATTTGAAAATGTAAATATATTCAAGAAAATATTTGAAAATACTAACCATAGAGCATATGCTGATTTTGTCAACATTATGTTTAAGTATGCTGATGGTTTTGATGATAAAGGACTATATCACGAAATTTTTAACTCTGGCAAAAGAACAAAACTAGCTAAATCATTATGATTAGAAAAGGGTAGTGTTGGTCTTGTACATCATGGTATTTTCAAAATTATGTCAGAGTTTATAAAACCATTAATCAAAAATTATGTTAATGAGTTATATGAATCTACTGAAATTTACACTGATCCTCAAGATGTAAAAACAAAGGTTGAAGGATACCAAGCTGTATGAAGAATGTATACTGCATTTGCAGCAATATTGTACTCAAATAGATTACCAATCGTATACTGACAATTAGATGATGGAACTTCTGAATCTTACTTAAGAAAAATGGTCGAAGAAGAGTTTGAAAGTGCAGTTAGAAAGAAAGAATTAAGCAAATACGATGGCCACTATAGAGCAATTGGATTAGTAAATAATTATAGTGTTAACCCTAGGTTCTGAGCTGGTGTATCTGATTATGAACTAAATTCAACAGATGAAAGACAAAATAATTGAAAATATGCCCGTGACTATGTGCTTAATTATATTTACTACCATGATAAGTATGATGAGTCATACAATCCAGGCAAAACTAAACGCATGGTATTAATAGAGGACTTGAAAAAAGGCTATATGCCAGTTATTCCTAAATGAACAAGCTAA